The following proteins are co-located in the Shouchella hunanensis genome:
- a CDS encoding TetR/AcrR family transcriptional regulator: MHTTENQQVLMDAALPLLARKGFHKTKVSDIVKQAGVAQGTFYWHFKNKEAIVLHILKEGERYLLNVIYSGYRKQVGSLNDMTTSSKDLMQTLFSYAESNKDYMQLLLKTGQDSDEKIRSQIASTLQAIEQAFANNIARAQELHMLPATYSNHTLAAMLASLVFGTIDRWLFREGDSLATLNAEEMARQIVSFEFFGLRGFTSSHS, translated from the coding sequence ATGCATACGACTGAAAATCAACAAGTATTAATGGACGCAGCCTTGCCACTGCTTGCACGAAAGGGATTTCATAAAACAAAGGTATCTGACATCGTTAAACAAGCTGGTGTTGCTCAAGGTACGTTCTATTGGCATTTTAAGAATAAAGAAGCGATTGTTCTACACATTTTAAAAGAAGGAGAACGGTATTTATTAAACGTCATTTATTCTGGTTACAGAAAACAAGTCGGATCGTTAAACGATATGACGACTTCTTCAAAAGATTTGATGCAAACATTATTTTCGTATGCAGAATCAAATAAGGATTATATGCAATTGCTGCTAAAAACGGGGCAAGATAGTGATGAAAAGATTCGTAGCCAAATTGCGTCTACACTACAAGCAATTGAGCAAGCATTTGCAAATAACATCGCACGAGCGCAAGAATTACATATGCTTCCTGCAACGTATAGCAACCATACTCTAGCCGCTATGCTAGCTAGCTTAGTATTTGGAACAATTGATCGCTGGCTTTTTCGTGAAGGAGATTCTCTTGCAACACTAAATGCAGAAGAGATGGCGCGTCAAATCGTTTCATTTGAATTTTTCGGACTACGAGGTTTTACGTCGTCTCATTCTTAA